One genomic segment of Synechocystis sp. LKSZ1 includes these proteins:
- a CDS encoding permease, which translates to MISALPTPITLFLSYLSLAWPFLLLGVLISSALMAFTDEHRWVARFPRNRLLGSLVGSGLGLLLPVGQLGCLPIVRRFLIQGAPLPLVISFGLAAPTINLVTIYLMFGPLASQPRLIFLRLILTWFLALVIALVFSSYREPTPATAEATPLGKVPLLYAGSLVAQDSVTDPLQRSGNLVYESSFDPVHRWDWSLKWRLFLDNTSQELREWGGVLVVMTALAAVIQSILPQAEWIEWAATPVRQILVMMVWAVCFPFGSIFNAAFVGPLLEQFWSGALLAFLILGSILNLQTLGLGLIAFHWRPLLYLGLLVMQLTFIFALVVNLSL; encoded by the coding sequence ATGATTTCCGCACTTCCCACCCCGATAACACTCTTTTTAAGTTATTTAAGTTTGGCCTGGCCCTTCCTCCTGTTGGGGGTTCTCATTTCCAGTGCCCTGATGGCCTTTACCGACGAGCATCGCTGGGTGGCTCGTTTCCCCCGCAATCGTTTACTGGGGAGCCTAGTGGGGAGTGGTCTGGGCCTGCTGTTGCCCGTGGGCCAATTGGGCTGTTTACCGATCGTGCGTCGTTTCCTCATTCAGGGAGCCCCTCTGCCCTTGGTGATTAGCTTTGGTCTGGCGGCCCCCACCATTAATCTGGTGACGATCTATCTAATGTTTGGCCCCTTGGCCAGTCAACCCCGTCTAATTTTTCTCCGATTAATCCTGACCTGGTTCCTGGCCCTGGTGATCGCGCTGGTTTTTAGTAGCTATCGAGAGCCAACGCCCGCAACAGCGGAGGCAACTCCCTTGGGAAAAGTGCCCTTGTTATACGCGGGTTCTTTGGTGGCCCAAGATAGTGTGACCGATCCCCTGCAACGGAGCGGTAATTTGGTCTATGAATCCAGCTTTGACCCTGTCCACCGCTGGGATTGGTCACTAAAATGGCGCTTGTTTCTGGATAACACCAGCCAAGAACTTCGGGAATGGGGCGGGGTTTTGGTCGTAATGACGGCCCTTGCCGCCGTCATTCAAAGTATTCTGCCCCAGGCTGAGTGGATCGAGTGGGCCGCCACCCCCGTGCGTCAGATCCTGGTGATGATGGTCTGGGCCGTTTGCTTTCCCTTCGGGTCAATCTTTAATGCTGCCTTTGTGGGGCCCTTGCTTGAGCAGTTTTGGAGCGGGGCCCTGCTCGCTTTTCTGATCCTAGGATCTATCCTAAATTTACAAACCCTTGGCCTAGGCCTGATTGCCTTCCATTGGCGTCCCCTCCTCTACCTCGGCCTCCTGGTGATGCAGTTAACGTTTATCTTTGCCCTAGTCGTTAATCTATCCCTATGA
- the cimA gene encoding citramalate synthase → MTTFSDLYLYDTTLRDGAQREGIALSLSDKLKIAHQLDQLGIPFIEGGWPGANPKDAQFFLHLQEHPLQQAQVVAFCSTRRPHRLAAEDPLLQALLSAGTRWVAIFGKSWDLHVTTGLQTSLAENLAMIDDTLTYLRSQGRQVIYDAEHWFDGFKANPDYALETLRTAQAAGAEWLVLCDTNGGTLPHEIQAITQTVVQALGLQAENSPQLGIHAHNDSGTAVANSLAAVMAGARMIQGTINGYGERCGNANLCTLIPNLQFKLGFSCLGSEQLSQLTNTSRLVSEIVNLAPDDHAPFVGRSAFAHKGGIHVSAVQRNPLTYEHISPAAIGNERRIVVSEQAGLSNVLSKAHLYGIDLAKEDPACRQILSQLKALEQEGYQFEAAEASFELLLREALGDRPPLFDVRGFQVHCDLLRRQGIITSHALATIKMTVNGQDILEVAEGNGPVSALDNALRKALINFYPQIADFHLTDYKVRILDSTAGTSAKTRVLVESSNGERRWTTVGVSGNILEASYQAVVEGIEYGLRLVTCGILSPVSIA, encoded by the coding sequence ATGACGACTTTTTCCGACCTTTATCTCTACGACACGACCCTCCGGGATGGGGCCCAGCGCGAAGGAATCGCCCTTTCCCTCTCCGATAAGCTCAAAATCGCCCACCAACTAGATCAACTGGGTATTCCTTTCATTGAAGGAGGATGGCCCGGCGCTAACCCCAAGGATGCTCAATTTTTTCTCCATCTCCAAGAACATCCCCTCCAGCAGGCCCAAGTTGTAGCCTTTTGTTCTACCCGTCGGCCCCATCGCCTGGCGGCCGAAGACCCCCTGCTCCAGGCCCTGCTCTCCGCCGGAACTCGCTGGGTGGCAATTTTTGGTAAGTCCTGGGATCTCCACGTCACCACGGGCCTGCAAACCAGCTTGGCGGAAAATCTGGCCATGATTGACGACACCCTCACCTATCTGCGGAGCCAGGGCCGCCAGGTGATTTACGATGCAGAACATTGGTTTGATGGTTTTAAGGCTAATCCCGACTATGCTCTGGAAACGCTGCGCACGGCCCAGGCCGCCGGGGCCGAATGGTTAGTTCTCTGCGATACTAACGGCGGTACCCTGCCCCACGAAATCCAGGCGATTACCCAAACCGTTGTCCAGGCCCTCGGTCTTCAAGCCGAGAATAGTCCCCAACTGGGTATCCATGCCCACAATGACAGCGGAACGGCCGTGGCCAACTCCCTGGCCGCCGTGATGGCCGGAGCGAGGATGATCCAGGGAACCATCAATGGCTACGGGGAACGCTGTGGTAATGCCAATCTCTGTACCCTGATTCCCAACCTCCAGTTCAAACTCGGTTTTTCCTGTCTCGGCTCGGAACAACTCTCCCAACTGACTAATACCAGTCGCCTAGTCAGCGAAATTGTCAATTTGGCCCCCGATGACCATGCTCCCTTCGTTGGCCGCTCAGCCTTTGCCCATAAGGGCGGTATCCATGTTTCTGCCGTACAACGCAATCCCCTCACCTACGAACATATTTCCCCAGCGGCCATTGGCAATGAACGACGGATTGTGGTTTCAGAACAAGCGGGCCTGAGCAATGTCCTTTCCAAGGCCCATCTCTACGGCATCGACCTGGCCAAGGAAGACCCGGCCTGTCGGCAAATTCTGAGTCAACTCAAGGCCCTGGAACAAGAAGGCTACCAGTTTGAAGCGGCGGAGGCCAGTTTTGAATTGCTATTGCGGGAGGCTCTGGGTGACCGGCCGCCCCTGTTTGATGTCCGAGGCTTTCAGGTCCACTGCGACCTGCTTCGACGTCAGGGGATTATTACCAGCCATGCCCTGGCCACGATCAAGATGACCGTGAATGGCCAGGATATTCTGGAGGTGGCGGAGGGGAATGGCCCGGTTTCGGCCCTGGATAACGCCCTCCGTAAAGCCCTGATTAATTTCTATCCCCAAATTGCCGATTTCCACCTCACTGACTACAAAGTCAGAATTCTAGACAGCACCGCCGGAACCTCTGCCAAAACGCGGGTTTTAGTAGAATCCAGTAACGGGGAACGACGATGGACAACGGTCGGAGTCTCAGGCAATATCCTCGAGGCCTCCTACCAGGCCGTGGTAGAAGGCATTGAGTATGGTCTGCGCCTTGTTACCTGCGGCATCCTCAGTCCTGTTAGCATTGCCTAG
- a CDS encoding DUF4259 domain-containing protein, whose translation MGAWAEDAFGNDAACDWAGDFSENPSLDAVREAIDRVLEANDYLESDTASECLVACEVLARLKGQWGLKNAYSEAIDQWVESVNIVPPPDLITLATKAIARILGDNSELQALWDEDGKNEKWHLEMDNLLRRVSR comes from the coding sequence ATGGGAGCTTGGGCCGAAGATGCATTCGGTAATGATGCAGCATGTGATTGGGCTGGAGATTTTTCGGAGAACCCAAGCTTGGATGCTGTGAGGGAAGCAATAGACCGTGTATTGGAAGCCAACGATTACCTGGAATCTGATACAGCCAGCGAATGTTTAGTTGCTTGCGAAGTATTGGCTCGACTAAAGGGCCAATGGGGATTGAAAAATGCTTACTCAGAGGCAATCGATCAATGGGTTGAATCTGTCAATATTGTTCCACCACCAGACCTGATTACTTTAGCGACAAAGGCAATTGCCAGAATATTGGGTGACAATTCGGAACTGCAAGCGCTTTGGGATGAGGATGGAAAAAATGAAAAATGGCATCTGGAAATGGACAATTTACTACGGCGAGTCAGCCGTTAG